AAAAAAGTAAAAATGGCTTTGAATTATGAATAAATTGAGGGTCGATCCTAGGCCTTGAACTTGGCAAGGGACACTTCGGCCATGACACCTATGCACTGTGTGACCTAGGGTGCCACTGTTTtactatataatatttttatgtgaaatatcaATACGTACATAAAATTTTACCGGAGTGATCGGATGGCATACCACCCCTCTCTTCTACCTAGATCCGCCCCTGAATTGGACATCCTTTTGGATCTGCAGTAGTTTAGTATCCATATATTTCTCCTCAATTCTTCTTTATATAGTTGAACCTTTTTTGCTTTGATCATTTTTCTAATTGTTGGAGATTGCCATAATAGTTCAATCATCCATTTAGCCTCTTGAAATCCTTTATCTTCATCCTCTTGCTTAGTTTAATTTTTTAGCCACCGCTGTAAAAACTTCTTCAAACAACTTCCTTTGAGTATTTTTCAGTGTCGGAAGCGAATTCAGTATCTAGACTAAGTGGGTTCAACTTTAATTTGCACTAAACTAATGTATTGTTCGTGTCAAAAGTTCTGAATTCAGATAAACTCATTGTCATTGGCAACATCCGCCCCCCTGACTTATGTAGTTGTTGTCTTGAAATTTGTACAACTTTTTTCATTGTATATGCGATTGTTTGGGTTCTTACAACTGATTCATACTCTGCTCGAGTGGTTGATCAGTGAAATATTTTTGTAGACAACTGTATCCAAaggcggattcaggatttgaTGGGTACGGGTGCCATGTATTTAATGTAAACTTATCAATAGTCAAGTAGGTTGAATTAGGGTGTACATTTGGTCGGTTcgatatatttttaattaaatcgGTTGTGTTCGATCCATTTGGAATTAATTCGATTTACTTTACAAGATTTGTTTTATGCATAAATAAATACATGATTACCAAATTGAAAATGTTTGGTCCTTTAAGGAAAAACTAACATTAActagataaaaaaaaaattagaagcatattcaaataaaaaaattgagATCCAGAACAATAAAACATAAGCAAAAATACTTTTATAACCTAAATAACTAATAAGTAATAAAAATGAAATTGTACTGATTCTTTCCATGCAAATCCCAGTCTTCACCTTGTTCTTGCCCTTTTCTTAAATCCCACAAAAGCACAAAGTATTAGCTAGGCCTGGTTAGGGGTTTCTCTTACACAGATTTTGAGGTTTTAGCTACTTTATATGGTTTGCTTACTGCTTGAACTTCTTGTTCCACCGTGGATTTGCGTTAAATCTATTAATTCTCCTTTTTGCTAGTTAGTTCTATAGTATTTACTTCCTCCGTTCATTTTTAATTGTCgattatactaaaaatatatttttatttttacttgttcaCTATATTAAATTAAGACACAAACAatctttttttcttgttttaccCTTATAATTAACTACTTATTGCCTAAATTATTTTTCAAGACTTTTGAAAATGCTATCATTATTAtgggtaaaattataaaatacatacTTCATTTATTTAAAAAGAAGTACAAAATCATAAGTGAACAACTAAAaataaacggagggagtaattaattaattaaaaagactatATATAACAGATAgagttagaaaagaaaaatgtACAATGAACCAATAGAAGGAAAATAAGTaaacttaaaacttcaaaatctCAACGTGCAAGTATAGTAGTTAATAATTCAGAGAATAAAAATACTTTACTAACGTTCTTTTCATCTGTCTAAATATTGGTGGTCCTAGAATTATCTAATACTTGTGTTAGTGAgaattattatgtattttattgtTATGAACTCGAATTCACAATACAAAGCAAACGAGGGAAATGATCGGTTTAATTCATAAACTCAAGGAGTCAATCCTTACAATAACAAAAACTAGAACTAAGAAAGAGATTCAGAGAAGAAGGATAGAGAGACCCGAGAGAGAACATAAAGAGATAGTCCAGGGGAAGAGCAAGAAGCCAGAAGAACGGAGATGAGAGGGCAACAATACGCATAATCCCAAAATCACTGACCACTATTCTTTTTGATAGAATTGTTGTTGGGCTTATTGATCAACCCAGATCCCAAAATTAGCCTGACATTATTGCTTGTTCTAAGCCCAATAGCTCTTCTCAGCCCAATAGTTATTTGTGTGTTGATATCCTTATTGGCTGGGGTTGATTAGTCAAGATACTCGCAAGTTGGCTCGGACACAAATAGTGTTCTTAAAAAATGCTTTAACTACGATATTCTTTTTCACTGCAGTTCTGATCCAATGAACTAGGAGTATACTTTCTAATGTATTAGATGAAAAGCTATGACCTTGGTTTTAGCAGTTACAACTCCCCAACAACCGTAACCCTAAATACAAGAAACTCAAGCTTGGTTATCCAAAGCATATATAACACTATTCCCTTAGGATTACTCACtacaaaaaaaaattggaatTAGCTACGAACATCATCGTTAATCTGTCGCTAAAACGCCCGTAGCTAgtagaatttcttgataatccgTTGCTAAATAATATTAGTAACggatttttctgtttagctacagaatttgtcCGTCACTAAAACCTGATTTTTTAGTAGTGACTTGTCACCATGTTTTTACACTTTCCTTAACAAAATATTaattagaaaataaattaaataaattatccttGTTTATTGCTCAATATATTAGTATTACTCttgcttttattatatttttctctCTCCACATTAATTAGAGTAAGatttaaggtgaaattttttAATCATAATGCTTTCTTGATTTTCTAAAATGACAAGTATTTTAGACCAATTATTTTTATTAACCATGACAACTAAAAATGATCGGAGAGAATATTTATTTCTGGAATTCCAAAAGTTTATGTGAGCCAAGTATATTCTCCAAATCTTAACCAACGCGAAATTTCCAGCTAATTCTTTTAAAACCATTGAAACATGTAACCAATATATATCATTCATTGCTTGTAGCTAGCTCAAATGTTATAGCAAACACCATCCACAACCTATTCATTTCTATTGGCCTTTATTTACACGTTTTTCCCGTCTTTTTCGTTTTATATAAATTAAATCAATTCCTTCTTTTCTTTCCATTAAAACACAAACAAAAATCTTTCAAGAGAAAGAAGAAGGGAGAAGAAAGAAAATtaacaaaaaaattataaatattcaTCTTTCTTTTTCCTTCCCCTCCTTTCAATCAAAACACaaagaaatattttattttatttttgtctcTTGCAAAAATGGCCAACGGGAAATTGGTTACCTTAATGGTGATCTTTTGCCTGTTGGTGGCCACAGATGCAACAATAAAAGTCACAAATGCACCTGAAAAAAGTAATGTGAATTACTCTTTGCCACAATGTTATTATGAATGTTTGCAAATTAGAGTTTTCACATTGACTGAATGCCAAAGAGAATGCAGAAAGGCTTGTAAATTGTACAATAATAATGTCTAGCAGGGCATCAAATGGGGCACATATGAGAGAGGATATCATTTTTTGATGTATCATTTTTGCAAAGGTAGATTTTTTCAATATATAAATAACTTTTTTCCTAGATTTCTTTTTTGGTTCTTTTTTCTTGGTggattttttgtttttgtttttgtttttatttatccttgtaaattatatcttatataaatatttagtatTGACCGTTGTTTTGTTTTAAGTTAAATGAAAGAAATGTTTTTTCGTTGGTTAAGGCCAGGACACGAAAGAAAGGATTTACTTCTTGAAATTCCAAGTAAAATAAAGGTTACATTAATCGGTTGGCCAATAATATCTCGATCTTTAACTATAAAAACTAGAAGAGAGAAGCATTGTTATTCAATTCACAGCAAATTAGTTCCAATGTATTCCATGGAATTAGTCACGTTGTCGCGGACATTGgttaaatttaaatataaaaaaaaagcaAATAAGTCTAGAAAAATTTGACAATTGCCTTGAGATGTTTCTCTGCTAAAACTGTGGGACAGCACAAAGTTCAATTCCAATGAAGGGCAGCTTTGGCGTAACTACTAAAattgttgtcatgtgaccaggaagTCACAGGTTCGAGtcatggaaacaacctcttgcaaaaATACAGGATAAGGCTGAGTACAATAGATCATTGTGTTCCGAGCCTTCCCCGGACTATGCGCATTGCGGGAGCCtagtgcaccggactgccctCTTTTAGTATTTTCCTTCCAATGTTGACATGTACAAGATTAAGATTTCATTGTCCTATCTTTCGTTAATTAAAAAAGGAGGGTTAACAATACACTGTCCTAGCCTTCTGAAAAGGTAACATCTCAAAAACATGTATTAAAGACTTACGGCTTAGACAAAAATTGCAAAAGCATTCATCTCCAAGCAGAAGAAGTTGCTAAAGCTCTGTTCTTCCATCCAAGATAAAGCGCGCCCTTGCTCTCCGCAATCCTATAATTCGAGCTATAGTCCTTCAACATGTCGTTGATAGCTTCACCAACTGATGGACTCAAGGGGCATGGCGTAAATCCAGCCATCTTAAGTCTCATACTCCACTTGCCAAAAAGTTCATGTCTTTCCACTCTGTCGGCGCCCTCACATGCTATTATGTTCACAACATCTCGCGCCACACAATGCTCCTCTGCACTGATCCGTTGCTTATCATCCCTCGGGCGACCTGCATCAATTGACTCGAACATTGCTGTATAGTAGTCCAGAGTTTCGCGGAATCTTGGAACGAAAGCAGCAGTGTTGGTGTTAGATTCTTGCTCAACAAGGGTAACGATTTTCGGGGACAAGCTCTTAACCAGTCTTAATAGGCGGTCTCGATGGTTTGCAGTGCTTACACTCTCGTCGGGCATGTGGTGCAGAATGTAAGGAAAGTTAACTGCCAAGGCTTCTCCATTTCTAATATAAAGGTTTTCTAGCTCAACCTCATAGCCCGATATTGCAGCAGCATGGAATTCAAAAGGCACTCGACATGATTCAGCGACTTTTGCTAGCCTTTCACCGACTAGCTGAAGTCCTCCTCCGCGTGCATGAGCTGATTGTGAATCATCAACACCTGTGATGCGGACGGATGGGGGCCCACCAGGTCGACGAGCAAGACTCTGGATAAGGAACATCCACTGACTTCCCTGTGCAATTTGAAAATCAATTATATGAAGTCTGTTCTCGTTCGCCATGGCTTCGTCGATCACGACGTTGGCGGACGTGTAAGCGAATTTGTAGTAAGGGCAGATGTGATAGAGGACTTGCATGTAAGATAACAATTCTGAATTAGTTGGTTCTTTGCACTTCAGCTTTTTGTATATGATACTTCCTGATGAAAATAGTCTTGCCCTAATCCCTTCCAACATATACGCACTCAATCGTTGCATAGGTTCCCCGGAAACCGATACTTTGTGCTCTAGGACATTCATCAGAACTTCTGCGGCCGGGAAATAAGCATCCGACACTGCTTCAGCACAGGCGAGGAGCAGCTCTTTCACGTCCAAGCTCGATGCGATTTCCAATACTCGATTCCACTTTGTTGGGGAAGAAGGTTCAGAGACCACATCATTAAAAGAGCAACAACTGCTGTCATCAATATCAGATTCAGGGCCTAGCAGCTTATTTGCCATCTCACTTAGCACACCATCAACTCCCGAACAGCCACTCAAAGGTGAACCGTAAGTGTTGTCCGAGGAATGATGCTGATCTGAAATGGTTGACTGAGAATATTGGGGAGAGAAGGGACTCCAGTTGGAAGAGACGCTTACTGCAGGAGGCGAGTCGTAGATGACATATCCGGCAGCAGGCAAGGAGTCCAGAGTGAAGAACTGTTCGTTCTGCGACTGACAAGAGAACTGTGTCCCTGAGCTGCTAGTATCATTGGAATTGTTGTTAAAAACATAGTAATATTGCTCAACTTTCTCCATCGGTCTCTGGGATGCCTGCATCTGTGAATAAGTTATAGACTCGCTTCGAATTGGCTAGGATACTTTAGGATAAATTCACGGTACTGTTTCAGAGCAAAGCTATCTTTGATTTGGTAAAGTACACACTTAGTGAAGCAGGTGCGTTAGCGATCTGCAGACGTCTCTTTGTTAAAATTAGTCACAACATCTCAAAGGGTTTTCGGCAGACAGGTCGAATGTCAAAACCAACAAAAAACTGCCAATTAAGAAAATCATGATCAGTTACTTGAATCTTGATGAACTAGAATTAGGTAAAATGCGGTAAATGCAACAGGAGATTTTTCACTAaagaacaaagaacaaaaatGTAAATTGAATCAATGTCGATGCAGGTCTGATCAATATGTGACGCTCTTAACCAAATGTAGCAGTTGGAAAAGGGCTATACGAAGACAAGTAAGAAAGCATCGACATCTTTTATCATACAGTATGACAAAAAGTagcagaaaaataataaatacactAAACAAACAACAGCAGCAAGAAGGTATTATCATTCATCTCAGCCCAAATATCATGAAGACGAAGGACAGTTCATCAAATCAGAACATCCAAATACAGCTCTCAAACTCCACAGTGATTTATATCTCACAAACTGTGGCCATCCCTTCACCGGGCACGGAGCTAGAAGGTCAGGTACCGTCGGTTCAGTAGAACCCAGTAGCTTTAATCCaaactttgtatttgtattaatAAATGCACTAAATATATTTAAAAGTTAAAGTCAGAACCCAGTTACTAACACCTGATATCGCTATCATAAAATTTAGAAATTTGCATACCTAATTGAGGGAAGACACATTTGAaaaaagaagtgtaaccaactcacATCAAGAAAAGAACAAGGAAAGACAGCTAATGCACTAAAAGATTAATTCGTTATCTGTAACTACTAAATGAAGTAATAATAAAAGAACTAATTGCAGTGGCAGGCTTACCAAATACTCACAAAATTatcaaaaagtaaacaaaaaattaaaatcaaaaaCTCATTACTCATTACTCATTAGCCATTCCCCTCATAGGCTTAGAAATGGGAAAAGGTAATAAAAAGAAAGTATTTCAGATTTGTGAACAAATGCTATGCCTAACATCAGATTTCCATTAATACACTATGAAGAGTAGATAATCTTCACAATCTTCAGATTCTCAAGTAATCAAATTGTCATCATAAAGAGCTAGATACAGATCACTTTTATCCCGCAGCTAAAACTATTTAGCTTTGGTAGCcgcaaaagtatataaaatttatatattttttgtatataacatacagaaatgTATATACATACATTTTTTAGActgctattattttgagagcggctatataGTGTCATTTTCCCTAAAGAGATAGCATTTCATCAACAAATTGATTCccaacccccacccccacccccacccaccACCCACCcacgaaaaagaaaaagaaaaccacacaaaagaagaaaaaacaaaataaaataagggaCTTGTAAATCTTGATCAATTTATGTACAAAAACATTCAGATCATTGACTACTGAAAAATTAACTTAGTAAAGTGATAACTTAGCATATGACATCAATCTTATGGTAACTTGAGGGAAATTAGACAATTGGAAAATATTTGGAAAAGACAGAAACttttttcctgaaaataaaaaaacagaaccaacaagaaaaaaaagaatataaAACCAAAAGCAGACCTGGAAATAACCAAAATTCTTACAATTGAAGAATAAATTCAGAAAAAACACAGACAAGAAAGCCTTCAAGTTTATAACCTCTTACCACAAACATTAAAAGCAACAAATTTCCATTCAAAACTTGGATTTCAAGATTGAAACAGAAACTTAAACTATAAACAAAGTCAAGCGCTTGCATTTAATAGCTAACTAATTACTTGGACTAATCAAAGCTCCATACAAAATCAAATAATATCTAGTACTAAATAATAGATAAAGAGAAGCAAGAATCAAATTAGATAGTATTACAAACCTTCAAAAGATTGTGTCTTTTTTGATGAAttcagattttttttttgttcaaaGAATAAAGAGAGGACTTTTGTCTAATTTTGATGATTGAAGAGATGAAAGTCTGTTGAGAGATTTTGGTGCTTATTATATAATCAAAATTATGACTTTACAAAAAACAAATACTGATTAAATATTAAGGGCTGGTTTCTTGTTGATAACTACTGGAACTGCCCCTCCACCAACATGTAGACCACAGTTTGCTGGCATCCACGTGCGCAGTCTCTATTCCTAgtcttagtttttatttttttatttttttattttgttatctTCTCCTTTAGTCttagttttttttatttactttttttcaTGTCAGTTCAGAATATTCTCTCCGCTGTGAGAGACTCAAAACTGTCTCTGAATGATGTAAAGCAGCAACAAACAAAAACTAGTATCTcgtttcaatttaaatgataGTTGTCACAAAatttaggaaaaaaaaaaagatttttgaaatATGTAATCTTAAAAATTTAATGGGCAAAAGTTTTATAGGACCATaacatttgtgtgactataaaagttttttattaaggataaagtgggtaaaataaaaaatttaaagttaagtTGTATCCAAATATAAAAATGCGtcattctttttaaaaataactAATAAGGAAAGTATTCGTTTAAATTGAAACGAAATGAGTAAGTTAATTGAACTTGGCCAAATGGTTAGAGAAAATAAcgcttttatttattttctttaaatatgtAACAGTAACATTAATTCTTCTATATGtaactttgcttttctttttttcttttctttttaaataaaGAACGTGATAATATTTTATACGTAATTGATTGTGGTGAGATTTGAATTCAGGATCTTTGTATACTCTAATATCATATCGAATTGAATGATCGTCTCAAGTAAAAATATAAGAGGTGAAACGATTTACTCAATTGAAAGTGAGAATATCAGAGTTAATGTTTGTGAAGTGGGACGTGCGTTTGTTTGTAGGGATGTAACAAATAAGTAAAAAATTACAAATGAAACTAAGTTTAGCCCCTTTTAGTTTCTTTTCTTAGTGGACTTGGGAtttctttttacttttcttttcaaaaaatataaaatgtcGGAGAAGTTTTTGAAAAGTATTGTTTGGAGAAATGATGTGTATTTTGATTACTTGTTGAGAAACGTTTTTGGACAATATTTTGTGTTAGTAATTGTAAAACCTATTTTTGGGTTTCTGAAATAATTTCAATTTTATTTCTCATTGTCAGGTGTTGCATGTTGACTTAATGCATAAACTTACAAATTTTCGACTTCTCATCTTTGTAAAGAATAGTAGAAA
This sequence is a window from Nicotiana tomentosiformis chromosome 5, ASM39032v3, whole genome shotgun sequence. Protein-coding genes within it:
- the LOC104119759 gene encoding scarecrow-like protein 13, which translates into the protein MQASQRPMEKVEQYYYVFNNNSNDTSSSGTQFSCQSQNEQFFTLDSLPAAGYVIYDSPPAVSVSSNWSPFSPQYSQSTISDQHHSSDNTYGSPLSGCSGVDGVLSEMANKLLGPESDIDDSSCCSFNDVVSEPSSPTKWNRVLEIASSLDVKELLLACAEAVSDAYFPAAEVLMNVLEHKVSVSGEPMQRLSAYMLEGIRARLFSSGSIIYKKLKCKEPTNSELLSYMQVLYHICPYYKFAYTSANVVIDEAMANENRLHIIDFQIAQGSQWMFLIQSLARRPGGPPSVRITGVDDSQSAHARGGGLQLVGERLAKVAESCRVPFEFHAAAISGYEVELENLYIRNGEALAVNFPYILHHMPDESVSTANHRDRLLRLVKSLSPKIVTLVEQESNTNTAAFVPRFRETLDYYTAMFESIDAGRPRDDKQRISAEEHCVARDVVNIIACEGADRVERHELFGKWSMRLKMAGFTPCPLSPSVGEAINDMLKDYSSNYRIAESKGALYLGWKNRALATSSAWR